Proteins encoded within one genomic window of Vanrija pseudolonga chromosome 3, complete sequence:
- the SVF1_1 gene encoding uncharacterized protein, translated as MSWFGGGSHHDKGPNFFPVTSYNSGYGALTDQDTAWECISNKGFQTETQTYYSVLEDGSILMIQVIWSFLGLFLVPATTQMTFKLYNPKTKKMTWKSVNVSNFKTDGRSSKSDAFEIKHVGTTATEEIYEISADLDKAIQLNVKWSKPASAPGAKYGAGENGGYSTYGRDRSVEKRDGFIVQYV; from the exons ATGTCTTGGTT CGGAGGTGGATCCCATCACGACAAGGGCCCCAACTTCTTCCCCGTCACTTCGTACAACTCGGGCTATGGCGCCCTCACCGACCAGGACACTGCC TGGGAGTGCATTTCCAACAAGGGCTTCCAGACTGAGACCCAAACCTACTACTCCGTCTTGGAGGATGGCAGTATCCTCATGATCCAGGTCATCTGGAGCTTCCTTGG TCTCTTCCTTGTCCCGGCCACGACTCAGATGACCTTCAAGCTCTACAACCCCAAGACGAAGAAGATGACCTGGAAGTCTGTCAACGTCTCCAACTTCAAGACGGATGGAAGGAGCAGCAAGTCTGACGCTTTC GAGATCAAGCACGTTGGAACCACCGCCACCGAAGAAATCTACGAGATCAGTGCTGATCTCGACAAGGCGATCCAGTTGAACGTCAAGTGGTCCAAgcccgcctcggcccccGGCGCGAAGTACGGCGCCGGTGAGAATGGTGGCTACTCCACGT
- the Mmtag2_1 gene encoding Multiple myeloma tumor-associated protein 2 has product MYDGPEIEADKASSGTPDAATVNGATANAQPRWSDVKDDKHRENYLGHTVNAPVGRWQNNKDVHWYTRDVDNDADAEAERRREEIRKLKEQEEDALAVALGFAPADRSGDGEGTGSNNIPVKRDDRADKEERRREKELRKEQRAQVRAEREQRRNEKHSHRDDRGSHRDRSDHKSRRGDDNGHRRSRHIEDDSGRRGYDRERSPRRDDRRSDERRREDRDEKSRHRRHDERSRERGKDYVGGRPAESPRRAGDHSRPRSRSPVRQSREHRADRPDRSPRSKGPGSGPSSTTADRSWIHDEDD; this is encoded by the exons ATGTACGACGGTCCT GAAATCGAGGCGGACAAGGCCTCTTCCGGTACGCCAGATGCCGCAACAGTGAACGGAGCAACTGCTAATGCCCAACCCAGATGGTCTGACGTCAAGGATGATAAGCACCGCG AAAACTACCTCGGTCACACAGTGAATGCTCCAGTCGGCCGATGGCAGAACAACAAGGACGTCCACTGGTACACCCGCGATGTCGACAATGACGCGGATGCCGAGGCAGAGCGCCGCCGTGAAGAGATCCGGAAGCTCAAGGAGCAAGAGGAAGATGCCCTGGCGGTTGCGCTTGGGTTTGCCCCAGCCGACCGGTCCGGTGACGGCGAAGGGACCGGCTCAAACAACATCCCAGtgaagcgcgacgaccggGCAGACAAGGAGGAGCGAAGGCGGGAGAAGGA ACTGCGCAAAGAGCAGCGGGCTCAGGTCCGTGCTGAGCGGGAGCAGCGCCGGAACGAGAAGCACTCTCATCGCGATGACCGAGGGTCGCATAGGGACCGTTCCGACCACAAGTCTCGTCGGGGAGACGACAACGGCCACCGTCGCTCGCGGCACATTGAAGATGACTCCGGGCGCCGCGGCTACGATAGGGAGCGCTCCCCTCGCCGTGATGACCGCAGATCCGATGAACGGAGGCGAGAAGATCGCGACGAGAAGTCTCGGCATCGCCGACATGACGAGCGATCACGGGAGAGGGGCAAGGATTACGTTGGTGGAAGGCCAGCTGAGAGCCCAAGGCGTGCTGGTGACCATTCGCGTCCCAGGTCGCGGTCTCCTGTTCGTCAGTCTAGGGAGCACCGGGCTGATCGGCCGGATCGGTCTCCGCGCTCGAAGGGGCCCGGCTCTGGCCCGAGTAGCACGACAGCGGACCGCTCCTGGATCCATGATGAAGATGATTGA
- the Mmtag2_1 gene encoding Multiple myeloma tumor-associated protein 2: MYDGPVRGGNRGGQGLFRWSDVKDDKHRENYLGHTVNAPVGRWQNNKDVHWYTRDVDNDADAEAERRREEIRKLKEQEEDALAVALGFAPADRSGDGEGTGSNNIPVKRDDRADKEERRREKELRKEQRAQVRAEREQRRNEKHSHRDDRGSHRDRSDHKSRRGDDNGHRRSRHIEDDSGRRGYDRERSPRRDDRRSDERRREDRDEKSRHRRHDERSRERGKDYVGGRPAESPRRAGDHSRPRSRSPVRQSREHRADRPDRSPRSKGPGSGPSSTTADRSWIHDEDD; encoded by the exons ATGTACGACGGTCCTGTGAGGGGAG GAAATCGAGGCGGACAAGGCCTCTTCCG ATGGTCTGACGTCAAGGATGATAAGCACCGCG AAAACTACCTCGGTCACACAGTGAATGCTCCAGTCGGCCGATGGCAGAACAACAAGGACGTCCACTGGTACACCCGCGATGTCGACAATGACGCGGATGCCGAGGCAGAGCGCCGCCGTGAAGAGATCCGGAAGCTCAAGGAGCAAGAGGAAGATGCCCTGGCGGTTGCGCTTGGGTTTGCCCCAGCCGACCGGTCCGGTGACGGCGAAGGGACCGGCTCAAACAACATCCCAGtgaagcgcgacgaccggGCAGACAAGGAGGAGCGAAGGCGGGAGAAGGA ACTGCGCAAAGAGCAGCGGGCTCAGGTCCGTGCTGAGCGGGAGCAGCGCCGGAACGAGAAGCACTCTCATCGCGATGACCGAGGGTCGCATAGGGACCGTTCCGACCACAAGTCTCGTCGGGGAGACGACAACGGCCACCGTCGCTCGCGGCACATTGAAGATGACTCCGGGCGCCGCGGCTACGATAGGGAGCGCTCCCCTCGCCGTGATGACCGCAGATCCGATGAACGGAGGCGAGAAGATCGCGACGAGAAGTCTCGGCATCGCCGACATGACGAGCGATCACGGGAGAGGGGCAAGGATTACGTTGGTGGAAGGCCAGCTGAGAGCCCAAGGCGTGCTGGTGACCATTCGCGTCCCAGGTCGCGGTCTCCTGTTCGTCAGTCTAGGGAGCACCGGGCTGATCGGCCGGATCGGTCTCCGCGCTCGAAGGGGCCCGGCTCTGGCCCGAGTAGCACGACAGCGGACCGCTCCTGGATCCATGATGAAGATGATTGA